The region GACATTTCGCCTTCGCTTTTACTACGGTTTCGCCTCGCTCATTATTACCAGTAACCCACGGGCGGGTGAGATCGGTGACCGTATTTAACAGCCCAACATTTGTGCTTGTGTCATTGCAGAATGGGAGACGTAGATCCAGAGACGCTTTTGGAATGGCTATCGATGGGCCAGGGCGACGAGCGCGATATGCAGCTGATTGCGCTCGAGCAGctctgcatgctgctgctcatgtcCGACAACGTGGATCGATGCTTTGAAAGGTAAGTAGTAGAGACATGGGCGGAGAGTGAGACAGCGAGGAAGGGGCCTTCCGGCACTTATTTGTTCGAttctctgttctgtttgcaGCTGTCCACCGAGGACGTTTCTGCCGGCGTTGTGTAAGATATTTCTGGACGAGCTGGCACCGGAGAATGTGCTCGAGGTGACAGCCCGTGCCATCACCTACTATCTCGACGTGTCGTCCGAGTGCACGCGACGCATCGTGGCGATCGATGGCGCCATTAAGGCCATCTGTAATCGGCTCGTCGTGGCCGACCTCGAGAGCCGCACGAGCCGCGATCTGGCCGAGCAGTGCATCAAGGTGCTGGAGTTGGTGTGCACGCGCGAGGCCGGTGCCGTGTTTGAGGGTGGCGGCCTGAACTGTGTGCTTTCGTTTATCCGGGACAGTGGCTCGCAGATCCACAAGGACACGCTGCACTCGGCCATGGCGGTTGTCTCGCGGCTCTGCACCAAGGTCGAACCGCAGGGTGCGAACGTACAGACATGCGTCGAAAGCTTGAGCACACTGCTACGCCACGAGGACCCGCTGGTTGCGGATGGTGCGCTAAAGTGTTTCGCATCCGTGGCCGATCGTTTCACGCGCAAATCCGTCGATCCGGCACCGTTGGCCGAGTATGGGCTGGTAACGGAACTGTTGAACCGGCTCAGCAATGCCGCCGGAGGTCCACACGTAGCTTCGACAACGGGCAGTAACGCAACCGGCGGACCAGCGGCACaacaaccatcagcagcaggagcaggagcagcaacagcacagcaagAGTCATCAACCTCGTCACCATCGACCGCACAGCTGTCCTCGTCGACGCCCAAGTCAGCGCAGGGTGCGATGGAAGCGGGACGATCGAGCCaatcgatcgccaccaccatatCGCTCCTGTCGACCTTGTGCCGCGGGTCACCGTCGATCACGCACGATCTACTGCGCTCGAACCTGCCGGAGGCGATGAAGCGCGCATTCACGGGGGACGAGCGGTGCGTGCTGGACTGTATGCGATTGGCTGACCTaattctgctgctactgttcgaAGGGCGCAAGGCGCTAGGGCGTGCCGTTGGCTCCCAGGGTCAGCTGGCGCCCCGTGTCAAGCGGGCGGACTCGAGCGCGGAACGCACGCACCGCCAGCTGATCGACTGTATACGCAGCAAGGACACCGAGGCgctgatcgaatcgatcgagtcCGGTGGCATCGATGTGAACTGCATGGACGACGTCGGCCAGACGCTGCTGAACTGGGCGTCGGCCTTCGGGACGCTCGAGATGGTCGAGTTTCTGTGTGATAAGGGTGCGGACGTGAACAAGGGTCAGCGTAGCTCGTCCCTCCACTATGCCGCGTGCTTCGGACGGCCCGGGATCGCCAAGGTGCTGCTGAAGCACGGTGCCAATCCGGATCTGCGCGATGAGGACGGTAAAACGCCACTCGACAAAGCGCGTGAGCGACCGGAAGAGGGACACCGGGAGGTGGCCGCCATTCTGCAATCACCGGGCGAGTGGATGACCGCGGCTACCCGGGCCGACGTGAAGGCAGGCGATAGTGGCGCAGTCGATGGGGAGGGTGGCGAGGTGGAACCACGTGGTGATCCCGAAATGGCACCGGTGTACTTGAAATTCTTCCTCCCAACATTCTGCAAAACGTTCCAAAGCACAATGCTCGCCAGCGTCCGTCGGTCTAGCCTTGGTAAGTGTGGGAGCCCACGTACGTGGTGTCGAGACGACGGGAGCTAATGGACGGGTTGCTTTACTTTCATTTAACGCAGGACTCATAAAGAAGATGATACAGTACGTGCAACCGGACGTTCTCTCGGCGCTGTGCTCCTCGGAGGGACTTCAAAGTCACGAGCAAAGCCTCGGCACGCTCCTAGTCGAAGTCATCGCCAGCGTACTGGATAATGAGGTACAGCACAGAGCTCTCATGGCCATGTCCCTGCCCCCCGGTCCTGCCAACTCTCGAGGGCTTTTCACTTCatcccaccccaccacccactcctTACCTCCTCTGAACGTGTGTATTACATTTCGATcaattggttggttttgtggtctCGTCCTGAAATGTTCGGAATTCAGAATTACACTAGGAAAAGGGACACGATGGAGTTATGCCAAGCATCAAACACAGCATCATATTTGCGCGGAGTGCTCTGGTGCTCTCTAGGGTCATGTGTTTTCTTCATGCTCCTCTTCCATTGTGTGTCCCCGTTTCTTGAGCTGTGATCGTTAATATGGGAATAATTTCCATTATGGCTTCCAGATTAGCTAcagctggccaccggtggccggcacGCTACCGCCAATGgtgccaccacctcctccaatGATCCTAACCGTACCGCGTCTTAGTAGTAATAGCAATAACCATCTTCTAACCAAGCACGGTTGCGCCGTTGAACGGTTGAGCAAGTTTGTGCagaacaagaagcagcagcagcaacaacaacaacaggcacaacaccatcagcaacagcatcagcagcagcagccacgccGAAACTCTAGCTGCTACATaattccaccgccaccaccattgctaccgttgacgccaccgccacgagcGGCAAGATCGAACGATCCCGGGCTGCtggacgatgaagaagacTATGAAGCAAGCAAGGCGGCAGCTAACGGAAACGGCCGCCAAAGCAATAACAATCACACCACCAATCCTCGCAAACACACTCAAAGCAATTGGTCCGATCTGAGCATAGcggtaatgatggtgatgatgatgataataatgatgaaaGCTCGCGAATGTATATTCCCTTGTCCAGTACACAcaccactctttctctctctttctctttctcttatgTTGAACCCCTCTTTTTAacttccgattttttttctttcattttttgtacTCTCTTCCTTACATTTAATGCAACCTTTTTGAGCGTGCGCATTGTTCTTAATTATGATTTGAATTAATTTAGTTAGTTGATTCAAACGATGAAAACATATTGTTCATTGTGAGATAGAAGCGCGCGCATTcctgtacaaaaaaaaagtttgccTAATCCTGATTCTGCATTCTCGTGTACTTAATAGAGAGCAGCTGCGTGGTTTTGTATCACCTCTCTACCATCAGCATAGTCAAACTGTTTTGATAACAATTGCGCTGCCACCCCATTTACAGCTGATCTTCACCACTGTCTTTGCTCCTCACGCATCCTTGGCTGACGATCTTGATGCTCCGTATGCAACGCTACTACTAATCTCATGCGAGTCAATAATGGATGTCGCGGCTTTTGTGTTTAAGCTAgcattcattttgtttccataGTCTGCTATTAACTtggatgaaaaaaagaagcaaatccCAAAGATCCCTACAAGCCgcatcgccgatcgatcgcaaatcgCCGGTGCGTTCTCGGGACACTCGACTTGACCAGTTGCTTTCCAATTTGTTTTTGCGACGATCGGTGAAATAATGGTACTATTGATcaattattgttattgctttCAACTGTTCTTCGCCTCGTAAGAGCTCTCTGTTGATCTCTCCTCCTTTAACCGTATTCGGAGGGAGCGCACCTCGCCTGTGCGCTGcagcatgtgtttgtgttcccctgtgtatgtgtgcgtgcgtgtgtttgtgtttttcatgTCTGTTGTGTTGACCTTCAAAACATAATCGAATTGATCGTGTAACACCTTCCCCCCCTCAGACCCccgactctctttctctctctctctctctctctctgcccgcATGCCTCTCTGGATAGGATTGTCCCCGATCCCCGTGTGCCAGCTAATTTGTGAAACTTTTCCTACAATTTTCCATGTCTCACCCACCCAATCaggacgatgaagatggtCATCTGGTGGTGCTCACGATCATCCAGGAGCTGATGGCGAAAACGCAAAACGATTTCCTGGATCACTTTGCCCGACTGGGTGTCTTTTCGAAGGTCCAGGCACTAATGTGGGAGCCCGGTTTCGTCGATGCAAACGACAATAATGATGTGATCAAATCGACGTCTACGGATgatccgatgccgatggcgaAGGTGATGGCGGAAGCGTCAccgagcggcagcaacagcacgtcGCTCGTGACcgtacagcaacagcattcaTCAGCTGGAGGCTCCAGCACGGCGGTACCGCTAGAAGACGCCAAGGAGATCCTGCATGGTAAGGCGTACCATTGGCGTGATTGGAGTATTTGCCGTGGACGCGATTGCCTGTACGTGTGGTCCGATTATGCCGCGCTGGAGCTTTCGAATGGGTCGAACGGTTGGTTCCGGTTCATTCTCGACGGCAAGCTGGCGACGATGTATTCAAGCGGAACGCccgaaaatggaaacgataGTTCCGGTAAGTTTCAGGCCGACTTCCTCACGTTCCCGTGAGGGCTTGTTGTGTAATGCAGTTGTGTGCCATGCCCGCTTTCTAATGTGCGCCTGTTCTCTTGATGTAATGCGTCTTCGTTTGGATTTTCCGAAAGAAGATCATCACCCGCTAACGATGCTTTCCTAAATTCCGCCTGGTGCACGGTTGATGAGAATACGGGGGACAGAAGGACTCAAACGCGTGTTGAAGCTTACAAATTGGTATCACTATTTACCACACACTTTTATGTGAAGTTACGCCAAGTTACGAAAAGGTTGCTAATCTGCAAAACTGAACATCAAAATCTAATATAGAAACATTTGGAACGATGTACCAACTTTAGATGATAAATTTCGTCATAAGCCTAATACGATGCTACGCTTCCTACTGCCTAAGCGTCTAGCGAAAGTGGATTGTAACCAGCACCTCGCCAACAGTTATTATAACCGACGCAGCAGTGCACTCGCTAGTTTCAAAAACCATACGTACCAAAAACCGCTCATTACCCATTTACATTTAACGTTCTTATGTACCCTTGTGTTTCCTAATTCGATTCTGCTAGGCAAGGATAAACAATTCGACCCCAGTGTGCCTTGTGAAGGTGAGAAATTTCCTTAGCCAAATCCGTCGCCCTAAACGATGGGTGTGTTTCTGTGAATCGTATCAGTCCATTGCCGAAATGTTCTACAGATTATGTCCAATTCATTCAAGAGAACGACCACATGGGGCGGCAGTAGGTGCCGGGTCACtctgattgattttttaatttacaatTTCGTGCGATCCTCTTTTTGCTATTAGAAAACCGTGGAGAATTCTTGGAGAAGCTTCAACGTGCCCGTACTGCTGTACGGCAAGGTAGCGTCTCGCAACCGATCCTCTCCTCACCGAGTCTCGCCCGGATAGCGGTGGGGAATTGGGTGCTGCAGAGCCAGAAGGAGTACCAGCTACATATCAACAACTCCGAGGGCCACCAAGTGACGATCCTGCAGGACGAGTTGGCCGGTTTCATTTTCGAGAGCAATCGCGGTACGAAGCATGCCTTCACGGCGGAGACAACGCTCGGGCCCGACTTTGCCACTGGCTGGATCaacacgaaaaagaaaaagatgcgCTGCAAGGTGGAGGCACAGAAATATCAGGTCCGTTTTTCGATTTGCTTGCTCTGTTCAATAGCCGGATCACTAACACTTTGCCCTTCTCTCCGATCAACAGGTGAAAAACTTGGCTCGTGAGCTGTACAATCGTTACTTCAAGGCAGCTCAGGCCGTACCGCGTGGTGCGGTTGCGAAACTGTCGAAAATAGTACAGCAAATCCAGAATGCcctcgaggagcagcagcagcagcagcagcaaggccaGACAAGGATGGTAGCTGGAAGCAACGGAATTAGCTGGCAGGAGAAACTTTACAATGCCTTTAACGAGCTCGTCCAGCTGCTGAACGAGGACGGTGTGATAAGCGCGTACGAGATGCACAGCTCCGGCCTGGTACAGGCACTGGTGGCAGTCCTTTCGCGCAACTACTGGGACATGTGCATGAACCGGCGCAGCAAGGCAAACAAGTACCACAAGCAGGCCCTCTCGATCTTCAAGAAGTGTatgtacggtggtggcggtggcggcaaaaACACGGCCGCCATTCTCGTGCAGAAGCTGGTGGCCGTGCTGGAGAGCATCGAGAAGCTGCCGGTCTATATGTACGATACGGCCGGTGGTAGCTACGGTTTGCAGATACTGACGAAGCGGCTGAGCTTCCGGCTGGAGCGTGCCAGTTGCGAGCAGACGCTGTTCGATCATACGGGCCGCAATCTGAAGATGGAACCGTTGGCCACGGTCGGCCATCTGAACAAGTACCTACTGAAGATGGTTGCGAAGCAGTGGTATGACATGGAACGTACGACTTTCCTGTTTTTGCGCAAGCTGAAGGAAACCAAATCTCCCATGCAGTTCCGTCACCAGCAGGACTTTGACGAGAATGGTATCATTTACTTTATCGGCACGAACGGCAAGACATCCGAGTGGGTCAACCCGGCCCAGTACGGACTGGTAACGGTGACGAGCAGTGAAGGCAAGCAGCTACCGTACGGCAAGCTCGAGGACATTCTGTCACGCGATAGCGTGAGCGTGAATTGCCACACGAAGGACAACAAGAAATCGTGGTTTGCGATCGATCTGGGAATGTTTATTATTCCGAGCGCGTACACGCTGCGCCACGCCCGTGGCTACGGCCGATCGGCGCTCCGCAACTGGTTGTTCCAGATGTCGAAGGATGGCGTTAGCTGGGTAACGATGCTAACGCACTCGGACGACAAAAGCCTGGCGGAACCGGGCAGTACCTGCACGTGGCCGATCGAATGTTCGTCCGACGAGCAGCAGGGCTACCGGCACGTCCGCATCCACCAGAACGGACGTAATGCTTCCGGCCAGACACACTATCTCAGCCTGAGCGGGTTCGAGATCTACGGTCGCGTTGTATCAGTGTGCGAGGATATGGTCAAAACGGCGGTCAAGGAGAACGAGACGAAGCTGCGCAAAGAACGGCGCCAAATACGGACACAGCTCAAGTTCATCACCGAAGGGGCCCGTGTGGTGCGCGGTGTCGATTGGCATTGGGACGATCAGGACGGGACGCCACCAGGCGAGGGTACGATCACCGGAGAGATCCACAATGGCTGGATCGACGTGAAGTGGGACCATGGTCTGCGCAACTCGTACCGCATGGGAGCCGAAGGCAAATACGATCTCAAGCTAGCCAATATGGACAATCTGCTCGAACTGCacggcagtagcagcgccTCAGGACAACAGGCCGTCACCAATCAGCTGTCATCATCTGGCACAACGGCGAgttctcagcagcagcagcagcagcagcagcagtgtagtAGCAGTGtcgtcacaacaacaacgacggatGGTATGGGAGGAAAGAAGAAGGTCTACGAGAAGTCACTCAACGTGCTGACCAGCCGGAAGTCCAGTTCGACACCGAGCCTACCGGAAGCGACCGATACTCGTGCGTCCTCATCGGTGGCTTCCACCGAGCAAGCTACTTCGGCCGACAATCTATCGTGGAAGCAAGCGGTAGAGGTGATTACGGAAAACGTGCTGTCGTCGGCCCGTTCCGACTTGGCTACGGTGGGCAGTGgtgacagcagcaacgaccTGTCATCCTCCGTCGTTGTGACTTGCGGAAGTGGCggccagaaccagaacaacaaccacctgagcggcggtggtggtggcaagcaAGAAGTATCCGTCATCGTGCATTCGTCGCTAAGCGAACGTGGCAACAATATTCCCGATCTGTCGcagatcaacagcagcacctcgaTGCTAGTGGTTTCGGATTTGGCAACGATCACCGAAAACCTTACACTGACcgaaggtagcagcagcgatgatAACGGTGGTAAAAAGGTGGACAACAGCGCCGTCACCAGTGATGAAATTGCGCTCGATCGTGCATCGTCCGGTGGTGCGCAACAGTTTGTCAGCAACATCGGCGGCAGTGGTCCGGTACTGTTGgcatcctcgtcctcatcttcgtcctcgtcttcgtcttcatcatcttcttcgtcgtcgtcgtcttcgtcatcgtccacGGAAGAGAACAACAAGACGAACAACatcaacgaaacgaacaaCAAGATTAATCTGAACAGCTGTGCAGCCGGTgctagcggcagcagcggtagtggtagtagcagAACAACAGGAGGAGGTGCCATTGGCACGATCAGTGCACAGGATTTCCTGCAAACTAAGCTCGAAGTGTTGGACAAGATGCGCGAAGGTGTCGATATGCTGCGCAACAACACGAACAACTTCCTCTCCACGGAGCTGCTCGCTCAATCGAATCTGTTGTCCTCGGTAAAGATCGCACTTCCGTCGGTGCAGCAAGGCgcggcggccggtggtggtgcggccagtggtagcagcagcagcagcagcaccgttggaAACAGTATCTTCGTAGCAGCAAGCTCCAGCAGCGCAACGACGGAGAAAGGTGGAGATACCGGCAAGTTTAACAACACCGGCGCAACCGCATCGGTGACCGGAAATGCCTTTAAGAAGGTGCTGAACGAGGCGTCCAAATCGGTCGAACTCGTCGAGAGCCGTGATGCGGCCAATAATATGAAGAACaatatcgtcatcgtcagcagtagcagcacacccgatgccgttggtggtggtggtgcctctcGATCAACATCTCGCGATCAAGCCACCGAAATGGTGACCATCGATGGCTCGAATGGTGTGGTGCAGGTAATGGCcactggcagtagcagcagcagcagcagcaccaatccGATGAGCGTTAGTGTACCGAACCTGAcgagtagtggtagtagtggtggtggtagcggtggtccaggaagtggccatcatcatcaccatcaccatcaccatcatcatcaccatcatcacaacaaTCAGCagttacagcagcaacagcaacagcagcaacagcaggacaGTGTCGTATCCGTTCTGGACTCACAGACACCGCCACCGGGGCTACTGGAAACGTTTGCGGCCATTGCAAGACGCCGCACATCGGGCAGCAGCGTGGGCAACAAtgctaacaacaacaataacaataacaactcCTCATCATCCGGCCAGCAGACGGTTCCGATCAATAACCAGCTGatcagcggtggcggtggtgcagctggaTTAGTATCCGGCCTGGGCCACATGCCGAacaatagtagcagcagtgcgtTCCTGCGTGGGCCCAACTCCGTTACCAGCCTGGTGAAGCTGGCACTGTCGAGCAACTTCCACAGCGGACTGCTCAGCACGGCCCAAAGTTACCCGAGCCTGTCGAgttcatcgtcctcctcggcAAACAACAATCATGGCTCATCGCACGGTGTGACGGGCGGTGTATCGACGactggtggaagtggtggcaATAACAACAGTGCCGGAGCCACTGGCACCGCCATCTCCGTTCAGTCGAACCAACTGAACCCGGCGCTCACGATGAGCCTGACGTCCACGTCGAGTGACAGTGAGCAGGTGTCGCTGGAGGACTTCCTGGAGCAGTGCCGTGCCCCGACTCTGCTCGGTGAtctcgaggacgacgaagataTCGAGGATgagaacgacgatgatgagaatgAGGACGAGTATGAGGAGGTCGGTAACACGCTGCTACAGGTGATGGTATCGCGCAATCTGCTGTCGTTTATGGACGAGGAGACGCTCGAGAATCGTTTGGCGGCGGCCGGCAAGCGTGGCAAATCGTGGGATGATGAGTTTGTGCTGAAACGCCAGTTTTCGGCACTCATCCCTGCGTTCGATCCGCGGCCAGGACGCACGAACGTGAACCAGACGAGTGATCTCGACATCCCGGCACCGAACGCCAGTACGATGAAGGTGGTGATTGGTGGTTGGGGCGATAGTACGGAAGCGACGGCAACACCGgcaccttcctcctcctcgtcttcAGCTACAACCGCCACTGGTACCGAGaccaccgggcagcagcaaaatgctGCATCAGGTCAAGGGGCCGCTCCACAACCCTCGCTCTCACTGGTACTCCGTGGACCGAACATTATCGGAGTGAACGATGTCGAGGTGGAGCTAACGCACCCCGACTGGACGATCTTCCGGGCGGTCCAGGAGCTAATGCTTCAGACCACGATGCCGAAGCAGGACCGGTTCCGCAAGATATGGCAACCGACGTACATCATCATCTACCGTGAGGCTAGTCCCGGATCTACCTcgtcgctggcactggcgaaGGACGATTGTTTCAGCAGCGGTGAGGAAGGCCGCGCTACACCTGTCGCCTCA is a window of Anopheles aquasalis chromosome 2, idAnoAquaMG_Q_19, whole genome shotgun sequence DNA encoding:
- the LOC126570578 gene encoding E3 ubiquitin-protein ligase Ufd4 isoform X4, whose translation is MGDVDPETLLEWLSMGQGDERDMQLIALEQLCMLLLMSDNVDRCFESCPPRTFLPALCKIFLDELAPENVLEVTARAITYYLDVSSECTRRIVAIDGAIKAICNRLVVADLESRTSRDLAEQCIKVLELVCTREAGAVFEGGGLNCVLSFIRDSGSQIHKDTLHSAMAVVSRLCTKVEPQGANVQTCVESLSTLLRHEDPLVADGALKCFASVADRFTRKSVDPAPLAEYGLVTELLNRLSNAAGGPHVASTTGSNATGGPAAQQPSAAGAGAATAQQESSTSSPSTAQLSSSTPKSAQGAMEAGRSSQSIATTISLLSTLCRGSPSITHDLLRSNLPEAMKRAFTGDERCVLDCMRLADLILLLLFEGRKALGRAVGSQGQLAPRVKRADSSAERTHRQLIDCIRSKDTEALIESIESGGIDVNCMDDVGQTLLNWASAFGTLEMVEFLCDKGADVNKGQRSSSLHYAACFGRPGIAKVLLKHGANPDLRDEDGKTPLDKARERPEEGHREVAAILQSPGEWMTAATRADVKAGDSGAVDGEGGEVEPRGDPEMAPVYLKFFLPTFCKTFQSTMLASVRRSSLGLIKKMIQYVQPDVLSALCSSEGLQSHEQSLGTLLVEVIASVLDNEDDEDGHLVVLTIIQELMAKTQNDFLDHFARLGVFSKVQALMWEPGFVDANDNNDVIKSTSTDDPMPMAKVMAEASPSGSNSTSLVTVQQQHSSAGGSSTAVPLEDAKEILHGKAYHWRDWSICRGRDCLYVWSDYAALELSNGSNGWFRFILDGKLATMYSSGTPENGNDSSENRGEFLEKLQRARTAVRQGSVSQPILSSPSLARIAVGNWVLQSQKEYQLHINNSEGHQVTILQDELAGFIFESNRGTKHAFTAETTLGPDFATGWINTKKKKMRCKVEAQKYQVKNLARELYNRYFKAAQAVPRGAVAKLSKIVQQIQNALEEQQQQQQQGQTRMVAGSNGISWQEKLYNAFNELVQLLNEDGVISAYEMHSSGLVQALVAVLSRNYWDMCMNRRSKANKYHKQALSIFKKCMYGGGGGGKNTAAILVQKLVAVLESIEKLPVYMYDTAGGSYGLQILTKRLSFRLERASCEQTLFDHTGRNLKMEPLATVGHLNKYLLKMVAKQWYDMERTTFLFLRKLKETKSPMQFRHQQDFDENGIIYFIGTNGKTSEWVNPAQYGLVTVTSSEGKQLPYGKLEDILSRDSVSVNCHTKDNKKSWFAIDLGMFIIPSAYTLRHARGYGRSALRNWLFQMSKDGVSWVTMLTHSDDKSLAEPGSTCTWPIECSSDEQQGYRHVRIHQNGRNASGQTHYLSLSGFEIYGRVVSVCEDMVKTAVKENETKLRKERRQIRTQLKFITEGARVVRGVDWHWDDQDGTPPGEGTITGEIHNGWIDVKWDHGLRNSYRMGAEGKYDLKLANMDNLLELHGSSSASGQQAVTNQLSSSGTTASSQQQQQQQQQCSSSVVTTTTTDGMGGKKKVYEKSLNVLTSRKSSSTPSLPEATDTRASSSVASTEQATSADNLSWKQAVEVITENVLSSARSDLATVGSGDSSNDLSSSVVVTCGSGGQNQNNNHLSGGGGGKQEVSVIVHSSLSERGNNIPDLSQINSSTSMLVVSDLATITENLTLTEGSSSDDNGGKKVDNSAVTSDEIALDRASSGGAQQFVSNIGGSGPVLLASSSSSSSSSSSSSSSSSSSSSSSSTEENNKTNNINETNNKINLNSCAAGASGSSGSGSSRTTGGGAIGTISAQDFLQTKLEVLDKMREGVDMLRNNTNNFLSTELLAQSNLLSSVKIALPSVQQGAAAGGGAASGSSSSSSTVGNSIFVAASSSSATTEKGGDTGKFNNTGATASVTGNAFKKVLNEASKSVELVESRDAANNMKNNIVIVSSSSTPDAVGGGGASRSTSRDQATEMVTIDGSNGVVQVMATGSSSSSSSTNPMSVSVPNLTSSGSSGGGSGGPGSGHHHHHHHHHHHHHHHNNQQLQQQQQQQQQQDSVVSVLDSQTPPPGLLETFAAIARRRTSGSSVGNNANNNNNNNNSSSSGQQTVPINNQLISGGGGAAGLVSGLGHMPNNSSSSAFLRGPNSVTSLVKLALSSNFHSGLLSTAQSYPSLSSSSSSSANNNHGSSHGVTGGVSTTGGSGGNNNSAGATGTAISVQSNQLNPALTMSLTSTSSDSEQVSLEDFLEQCRAPTLLGDLEDDEDIEDENDDDENEDEYEEVGNTLLQVMVSRNLLSFMDEETLENRLAAAGKRGKSWDDEFVLKRQFSALIPAFDPRPGRTNVNQTSDLDIPAPNASTMKVVIGGWGDSTEATATPAPSSSSSSATTATGTETTGQQQNAASGQGAAPQPSLSLVLRGPNIIGVNDVEVELTHPDWTIFRAVQELMLQTTMPKQDRFRKIWQPTYIIIYREASPGSTSSLALAKDDCFSSGEEGRATPVASLFSQRSRGSTLSPSSPIIPGTPSITGGGGGGAPCSSSAAANAAAGAQQHCSVEDVLQLLSQLNEINQSLAVAPSNNDKNLIPDVASNHLNPEVFMSKKITNKLQQQIQDPLVLSSGSLPKWCEEYNQSCPFLFPFETRQLYFSCTAFGASRSIVWLQSQRDVNMERQRAPGLSPRHADQHEFRVGRLKHERVKVPRGENLLEWAQQVMKVHCNRKSVLEVEFVGEEGTGLGPTLEFYALVAAELQRSDLGMWLCDDESPKLIEDEIDLGEGSKPVGYYVRRSTGLFPAPLPQESDICDYVSNYFWFLGVFLAKVLQDNRLVDLPLSNSFLQLLCHSRSISAATGAAATAAATSASSSSSLAGSKLLDIMTSSLMSEEGERERDLLLLDSYQSKMAASEGAWYDGILSQENLLEIDPIRYEFLKELQELVQQKQNIELNDALSSEEKLQQIGELKLNTKTGCVALEDLALTFTYLPSSKHYGYASADLIPNGANIDVTIGNVEEYCNLTIAFCLQEGIAKQLAAFHRGFCEVFDLRKLAAFTPDEIRKMLCGEQNPEWTREDIMTYTEPKLGYSKESPGFLRFVNVLMGMNGSERKAFLQFTTGCSSLPPGGLANLHPRLTVVRKVDAGEGSYPSVNTCVHYLKLPDYPNEQILRERLLTATKEKGFHLN